One window of the bacterium genome contains the following:
- a CDS encoding SDR family oxidoreductase, with amino-acid sequence MSLAGRVALVTGGSRGIGRAISLGLAEDGADVAINFRRDEAAAKEVVAEAEAMGRRAIAYAASVDSYEEDERMVEQILADFGHIDILVNNAGIASRGQTVKNTDPLELERVMRVHSFAPHHLSSLVIPSMRTQSRGDIIMISSAATLGHAGGGAPYNMGKSAMESLAWSLSKEEKKHGIHVNIVAPGLVETEMGRRLMKATAGVDDLRKLDSSMPFGRVCQPEDVANVVRFFVSEKAGYVTGERIYVHGGGQS; translated from the coding sequence ATGTCGCTCGCAGGACGTGTTGCACTCGTAACCGGCGGCAGTCGTGGAATCGGCCGCGCGATCTCGTTGGGATTGGCAGAAGACGGAGCCGATGTGGCGATCAACTTCCGTCGCGATGAAGCTGCGGCCAAGGAAGTCGTCGCAGAAGCCGAAGCCATGGGACGACGAGCAATAGCCTATGCCGCTTCGGTCGACTCGTACGAAGAAGACGAGCGCATGGTCGAACAAATCCTCGCGGACTTCGGCCACATCGACATCCTGGTCAACAACGCGGGCATCGCCAGTCGCGGTCAGACGGTCAAGAACACCGATCCCCTGGAACTCGAACGGGTGATGCGGGTTCACTCGTTCGCGCCACATCATCTTTCGAGCCTGGTCATCCCGAGCATGCGCACGCAGTCGCGCGGGGACATCATCATGATATCGAGCGCGGCAACACTGGGCCATGCAGGCGGCGGGGCCCCCTATAACATGGGCAAGTCCGCCATGGAATCGCTGGCCTGGTCGCTTTCGAAGGAAGAGAAGAAACACGGCATCCATGTGAACATCGTCGCTCCGGGGCTGGTGGAAACCGAGATGGGCCGCCGACTCATGAAGGCGACCGCGGGCGTCGACGACCTGCGCAAGCTGGACTCGAGCATGCCGTTTGGACGGGTTTGCCAGCCGGAAGACGTCGCAAACGTGGTTCGCTTCTTCGTATCGGAGAAGGCCGGTTATGTGACCGGCGAGCGAATCTACGTACACGGCGGAGGGCAGAGCTGA